The Carassius carassius chromosome 37, fCarCar2.1, whole genome shotgun sequence genomic sequence CACAGCACACCACTCCTTCAAATGCCACCAAAGAGATTGACGAGCTCTATGATGTCTTTGTGGACATTAGAGCACGTTGGAAAATTGAGGTATGATGATGGATTTCTTATTTTATAAAGAGCATATTTTGAGATCAAATAatgaatttagcttttttttatcatctttttaGAATGTGATGTTCCTTGGGGACTTCAATGCAGCTTGTGGTTATGTGGCTAAAAAGAACCGTAAGAACATCAGACTCCTCTCTGACCCGTCTTTCATCTGGCTGATTAAGGATGACATGGACACTACTGTGAAAGAGTCAACTGACTGTGCATATGACCGGTAcgataataaaaaactaaaatcagctaaataaaataatgctgtttATGATTTGCATATAGGCTGCAAGTGGCCAACCTTTCATGTTAATCCTCAGAATTGTTGTGCACGGAGAGCTGTTTCTCAGAACAATCGAACCGTTATCAGCACAGCCGTTCAAATTTACAAAGGAATTAAAACTTACAGAGGCAGAGGTAAACCAAAATtgacatttagtttttattttgcacattttcatgtcatttcaacTTCAGGTTGTCTGTTACAGGCTCTAGAAGTGAGCGATCACTACCCCATCGAGGTGGTACTCAAAACTCTGAAGTCAGGGTCCTTCGGACGAAACAGCAAAGCTTCGTGTCTTCTGCCTACAGCGTTTATCCTGAACATCCTACTGCTACTGCAGATGATCTTATGAACACAAACAGACCAGAAGTGGACTATTCATCTCATCTAGATGAAGTGAAGATTTTACTTCGCTGTTACACAGCTGTTATGTACATTAGCTCATACAGATCCACAACCGCGTCTATATAATGCACTGGGAATAGTGGATGTGACTGAGCATTACGTTTAATAGCTTCTATAAAATTGATCATTTGAGgattttactttttcatttattaatacaAGTAAAACGTGTTTCTGTAGATCGCTTTTAGAGAAAATATTTTATCTTTGTAATAAATAGAAATTTTTACTGCGGAAACAttcatgaaatattttatattcacaCACATAAATGAGGGACAAAGAAAAGAATCCACAGAAAACTATACAGTGGAAATAATCCACTAATTTGGTTGGTTTTAATTGCGGAAATATCAAAATACATATACTATTATATCTATTAATACTAGATACACTAAATATCTatcaaaactacattttaaaattactCCACAGAGTATACTCTAAAATGTGTAGAATTAGCAAAGTCATGCTTGAAGCCATGTGAAAACACAGGAAAGCATCCTGCAGAATGTTATGGTCTGATAAGATCGAAGTTTATCTTTGCCCTCAAGGCAAAACAATGACAAACAACCAAATGCCAAAGAAATGCCACCAGGAGGAACTAAATGCAAGTATGATTGTATGATGCAAAACGTGATGATACATCCATTtagtagaaaatgtttaaaaacggAATTTCTTTAGATTGCCTCCGAAAGGTTCCATTCTTCCCTTAATGGCAGTTAAGAAACGTAACAATgccttttacttttttacttccGTTCCCAAATTTGAGTTATTGTACTAAAGtttaaaatacaaattgtaaaaaagACCAAGACTGTAAATCAAAGAATGGACTTTATTTGTCACTAGAGCCTTGGTTCACACAGATGAATAAGTGCGAGTGCTTAGTTGGCGTGCAGGAACTTCCAGTGGCTCAAGGGTCCACGGCTGGGGATGTACTTCACCCCACAGCCATCAGGGATCACACGCTTCTCTGCCAACATGTTATCAAAGTCACAGGCATTGAACTTTGTGAATCCATACTTCTTGGAGATGTGGATCTATAAAGAACACAGACAGTCAACATACCACTTTCACATAATTATCGCAGAGACAGTTATCAATTTCATTTTACATACCTTCTGACGGCCAGGGAACTTGAACTTGGCTCTCCTCAGAGCCTCGATCACATGTTCCTTGTTTGAAGCCTTTGTGCGCACGGACATGATCACCTGTCCAATGTTCACACGGGCCACTGTGCCCTGAGGCTTACCAAAAGCACCACGCATACCAGTCTGGAGCCTGGAGAGGAGGTGAACAAACATTTAAACTTACTAAAAAGTGgtgaaacaaattatatttttaaataagtaatgttATGTCTCAGTGGTCCCTTCAAGGGCCCAGCACTGCACAGCTGGGCTCATACACAAACCAAAGActcgctgtctgcagcctttgcaCACCACACAAGTACAAACAACTTGTCTAGTCGGCTTAATAAGCTGCAGATAAGAGTctcagacaacacacacacacacgctcacctaTCAGCTCCAGCACAGGATAACATTTTGTTGATACGGATAACATGGAAGGGGTGCAGGCGCACGCGGATGTGGAAACCATCTTTACCGCAAGTCTTCACCATGTACTTGTTGGCGCAGATACGGGCAGCCTCAAGAGCTAGAAAACAAATTCACAGattaaatgggggaaaaaaagaccATGGATCAGAAGTTGTATGATGTAAAACACTGAAGTATAAATGCACAACAGTATTGCATGAAGACACCTCACCTTCACTGGACAGCTGCTCATATTCATCAGATACCATGTGAGCACACAGGGGGAACTCATCTACCTTGGCTTTCTTCCTGCCCAAGTCGAAGATCCTGATCTTGGGGTCTGAATTTGGGAGAGAGATGCGCGCAATCAGAACAAATCTTCAACTTCAACTGATTCATTAATGGATGATTTTGTGTTATTATCTAAGTATTCAAGGTATATTTGGGAAATCTTGATCAGTGAATTTTAGTTTGTGATTACTCCAAGAATTTCAGACCTTTTATATTCACTATTGAActtcaaaattaaatttatgaatcattttaaatgaccACCATGTCTTGAGTGTTTAATTTCACATAAAgagtaatacaattattaaacatGCTTTAAAATCAAGAAAATCTATTACAGACACTCAATTTCAATTGCTTTAATAActttaagcattttaaaatgtggtACTTTCAGATTGTCCATAATAATGGGATTTTTATCCACACTTTCAAAGATACTGTATATGCACTTTCTTCCATAACTTACCAGGAACACCTCGACAGAAGCGGGACTTGGGGTAAGGCTTGTTCTTACAGTATCTGTAGCTGCAACAGACGAATGACAATGAGCAAGACTCAAAATCAGCAACACACATAATGTTACGGTTAATACAAGCACAAAAACGTGATGTACACGAAGCTGAACACCCCAAATATAACACCGGTTACATTTAGAAAATTTACTTGTCCAACAACTACAATTGCTGCAAATGGCTGAATGTCAATCAACAGTAAGTGCTTAACCGGGCGCTAATTTGTGAGTTTCACATTTAACAACGACGGATCTCATATTGTGAAgaattttaatgtactttattagaAGCCAAAATTGTAGACACTCGTGTTCAACACAGAGCGCAGGGTGTCTTGGGCACCGTCTCTGCTGAATGAGGCCGGAGTGCTGCACATGGTTAGCGGGCCCTGCCTTTTTCACCTCGGCTAGTTTCTAAACCCCAAAATTCACAACTTACCAACGGGCTGGACGGCGGCCCATGGTTGCGATCTGTAATGTACACAATAACAATGACTTTAAAGATGAAAATGTGTATTCATAAGTGAGTAAAGTATGTATTTTTCGACGAATCCGAAGAGAGCGACGGAGCGCGCTCTTACCACGCACTCACCTAATGGAGGAAAGAAAGAACACTGAATTTCCGCTGCGTCATTACGCACCGAGTAAAACTTCTTCCGGTTACATATTTGTGCTACAATTATACTGTAATTCAAAACTGATTTCATGTTCTAGTTCCCAGAATCAACTGCTATCAATAGGGCAATTCATATTAATAAACCCGTTTAGGCTATCAGACAAATTATCCTGTGTAATTTCCTGCGCTCGAACGCGAACGCGAACGTGGTCTCTGTAGTTCTGTGCTCCTAATGCTGCTGGTATTTGTAGTCCATTAGAACGATCTTGGGCGTTACCATTAGCATCGCTTAACTGTTTTTACTGGCGCACAAGCCCTGAGGGAGATTACATAAATACTGCTTTTCCTCACAAGCTAAATAAAACAAACCTACAAGTGCATATGTTTATCAGTGAGAAAGGATCTATTTATTCAGTTGCACTGTGTGCAGATCTAAAGGCAAAAAATGCATTTTCCAACCAAAATCACAATCACATTGTTCCGAGTTGTTCATTGTGAATACATTCGTATATGAATATGGCAGTCTTCCAGTACCGTGGTACCGTCGTATGCTACTTTTTGTCTGTTTGAAGAAACTTAACTAGTATCGTGTAGAAAATAAACTGTAAGCTGTAAGTTATTTTTCGTGGTCAGTTAACTTTAGACTGTAAAGATATGTTAACTTTATAGTTGCAGGTAACAAAAATAAACTAGAGTAATCGTCGTTTTAGTACGAATACAACATGTACAAGCTGTCAAAATCATTTGTATGATTATTCTCACTCACCTTAAATCAAAGCAGCCTATTTTGGAAACACAAGAGGGCGACAAAAACCTTCAAATGCATGCACTGGTGGTTGCTCGACACACTCGAGGGAGCGCTGTTGTTTTGTCCTTCTCCAGCTCGGATGTGGTAATGAAATCCCTCCTGCACACTCTTAATTTTTAGAGAGGAATGACCTCATATCTCTGAACTGTGGATAATGAGGACCAAATGCTCGGGTGGTCATTGGAACCCATAAAATCACAAATGTTTGCTCAAATTCAGTGTAAAAATGACTCGATATTACAAAAATCCAGTTTCTGCTCTAACATTTGATAGAAATGTTGAACAACGGTTCATCTtcatttctctcttcacagcagttcagtcagtgtactgtttgagtaaattaattactccgggatattggtttgtttgaactcagagggagtgtcagccacattaaaaaagttaacagcttaagtcatttgtggattaatgtgtattggagacacgaaccgtttaaaacgaaaaagatccggttacatcgaatgattcgttcgcgaaccggatatcacaaactgctttgttttgaactctctcacaacagacccggaagagaagacaatgatgaataaagtcgtagtttttgctatttttggaccaaaatgtattttcgatgcttcaaaaaattctaactgtacTGGCACAGTCCCATTAAAAGTTAGTTCGGAAAAATTTAAATATCTGGGTATTTGGATAACACGCAATTTTAAGAATCTTTATAGGGCTAATTATCATCCTTTGTTGGCAAATCTTAAACAAGACATTGCTCGTTGGGAATCCTTGCCTCTTTCCCTGGGGGGAAGGATTAATTTAGTCAAAATGATTATCTTACCTAAATTTCTTTACTTGTTCCAAACCCTGccaatttttctttctaaatcattCTTTTCCAACCTGAATAGCCAGCTATCATCCTTTGTTTGGAATAAAAAACATCCAAGgatcaacaaaaaaatattacaactgCCCCGTAATTTGGGGGGCATGGCACTTCCTAATTTCATGAGAAGGGACACTTCTCTACCAAGCTGGGTGACTTTGGAGAGGGCCTCAATTACATCCAGCTCTCCTACAACATTGCTTTGCTCTCGGTTACCCTTTAAACAATCAATTTCAACATACTCTTCTAACCCAGTTGTTGTCCACACAGTTAAGATTTGGAATCAATGTAGACAGTCTTTTGGTTTACTGGGTTATTGTTTGCTGCCCCTGTGTCAAATAACCACATGTTTATCCCTTCGGTAACTGATGAGGCTTTTAATAGTTGGGCCTTGAACGGACTAAGTTCACTTTATAATCTGTACATTGATAATAAGTTTGCCTCATTTGAACAGCTGGTAGagaaatttaatattaaaaaatcacAGTTTTTTAGATATTTGCAATTGAGAAACTTTGTTATGGCCAATTCTGATTGTTTTCCTCAGTGTCCGGCTCAGTCCCTTGTGAATAAGATATTTGACTGTAGGATAGACACTAAACAGGTCTTGAGAATTTACACACTGCTCAGTTCATACAATGAGACCAGTCTGGACATTCTGAAACACAGGTGGGAATCTGACTTGGATGAAGACATATCGGACGTGGTCTGGCAAAAGGTCATACAGAACATTCACTCATCTTCGGAGACATGCTGTTATTCATTTTAAAGTAGTACACCGTCTGCATTGGTCCAAAGACAAGCTGTCCAAGATAAAGTTGGACTTGGATCCTGCATGTGATCGTTACAAACAAACCCCTGCTACACTTCTTCACATGTTTTGGACTTGTTCAAAACTTCATGGATATTGGGTATCTATTTTTGAAGCATTTTCCAAAATATGTGGAAAAACTGTGCACCCATGCCCTTTGACTGCATTATTTGGGGTGATCAAGGTGGATGCTTCTTTTAGCAGATACCAGGTGAACATGATCGCTTTTTGCTCTTTGCTAGCTAGAAGACTCATTTTGTGCAGGTGGAAAGATTCATGCCCACCAACATATGGACTCTGGATTAGAGAGGTCATGTGTCATATACATTTGGAAAAGATTAGATACAGTGTAAAAGGGTCGGTTGAGAAGTTTTATAACATGTGGATGCCATTTATGTCTTATTTTGAAAGTGTGTCAACTGACAATTTTGTATAACTGGTTACACAAACCTGTGTTAAGAATTGTATGATGTTACCTAGAGGCCTGACTACTGTTTACATCTCTTATTGATCCAGTATGGGGTGGGGGGAGGGGTGTTCTTTGTTGCTGTGTTAATTTAAAtgtgaaactgaaactaaaacaataaaaagactttgttcaaaaaaaaaaaaattctaactgaccctctgatgtcacatggactactttgatgatgtttttcttacctctctggacatagacagtataccgtacacacagtttcaat encodes the following:
- the dnase1l1 gene encoding deoxyribonuclease-1-like 1, with amino-acid sequence MLLIFPPRFNDYDYVASERLGRTPNYQEQYVFVYRKSEVKLRNQYQYPDTQKGDVDAFSREPFLVHFQAPKTVAKEFVLIPQHTTPSNATKEIDELYDVFVDIRARWKIENVMFLGDFNAACGYVAKKNRKNIRLLSDPSFIWLIKDDMDTTVKESTDCAYDRIVVHGELFLRTIEPLSAQPFKFTKELKLTEAEALEVSDHYPIEVVLKTLKSGSFGRNSKASCLLPTAFILNILLLLQMIL
- the LOC132118104 gene encoding large ribosomal subunit protein uL16-like, with the translated sequence MKSVLNYSIIVAQICNRKKFYSVRNDAAEIQCSFFPPLGECVIATMGRRPARCYRYCKNKPYPKSRFCRGVPDPKIRIFDLGRKKAKVDEFPLCAHMVSDEYEQLSSEALEAARICANKYMVKTCGKDGFHIRVRLHPFHVIRINKMLSCAGADRLQTGMRGAFGKPQGTVARVNIGQVIMSVRTKASNKEHVIEALRRAKFKFPGRQKIHISKKYGFTKFNACDFDNMLAEKRVIPDGCGVKYIPSRGPLSHWKFLHAN